The genomic segment GTTTCGTCAGGCGTTACCAAAATTCATTGCGAAGCAGGGGTTCCGCAGCCACACGCTGGCCCGGATGTTCCCCTTCCTGTTCTTTGTCGACGTGGTGACCGCGGAAGAACCGCTCGAGGACTTCCTCGGAGCCGACTGGCGCGTCACGCTGGCTTTCTCCGTACTCCTGTCGACCGCGCTGTGGCTGTTCGTGACCCGTATCGGGCGTCGCCCGCCGCCCCCTGTACCGACCTGGCTGGCAGTCATTCTGGTGAGTGCATACTTCCTGGCAGCCCCACTGGCGGCCACGGTTTACGCCGCCGCCCGGCCCGAGGAGTTCCAGTCCGGCGACCTCACTGGGATCGTGATCGTTGAGCTCGTCATCCTGGCTGTGGCGTTCGGGGTGGCGAACATCTCCACCCGGTACGGGCTGGTGGCGCTGTTCATGCATGCGCTCCGGCACGTGGCCGGCGATCTTCGCAACAGCTTCGGCCTGCTGGGACACGCCCTGCCGGCCGTGCTGTTCCTGACGGCCTTCCTCTTCTTCACCTCCGATATATGGGGGCTGACCCAGCATCTGTCTCGCTGGCGCCTCGGCTTCCTGTTCGTCCTGTTCGCGGCGGTGATCGTGCTTGCCATCCGTGCCCGGTTGCGCGAGGAGCTGGACAATCTGCAGACTTCCATGTCAACCCCGGAGCTGGAGCGGGCGTGCCACGGCACACCTCTTGAACCGGTCGCGGCAGAGCTGGCGCCGTTGGCGCAGGTGACCCGCCTCCAGCGGGCCGAAGTGCGAAACATTCTGCTGGTTCTGGCCTCCCGCCAGCTGATCCGGGCCACCGTGGTCGGCGTGGGCGTGTTTCTGTTCTTCGGGCTTCTCGGCCTGATCACGATCACCAGCCCCACCGCCAGGAGCTGGATCGGTGCGGCGCCCCGGGACCTCCTGCCCGGCATATCGGTGGAGACCGTCAAAGTGTCCGCCCTGCTCGCCGGCTTCAGTGTCATGTACTTCGCGGTCTCGTCGATGACCGACGGCGAGTACCGGCAGCGGTATTTCAACTCCGTCCTCAAGGAGATCAGCCGGGTTCTGGCCGTTCGTGCGGTCTATCTGAAGCTGCGGGAGACGACGCCCGGCCCCGCAGCGGACGACGCCGACGTGAGCGCTCCTCCGGCCCCGGAACCGCGATCGCCTGACGTCCTCTCCGCGTGACGACTCCCTTGCCAAATTCGGTCACGCGGAGGGCGTGAAGGTCAGGGCGCCAGCCCGGGCTCGAACAGACTGGCAACGGAGTCGTCACGAGTGTGTGCACGTCCGTGTTGCCGCGCTCTCCGAGGCTTTCGCGTGGTTCAGCGTTGCGATCACGGTGAAGGTGGCACGCGACTACCGGTACCGCCGCGCCACTGCGGTGAAGGCCTCCTTGGGCTCCCACTCCATGTCGGGGTAGGTACGCCCTTGGCGCCCTTCGAGGAGTTTGACGATGCCAAGGCTGGCGCGGTCCAGGTCGTCGCGGGGGTCGCCATCGGGGCGGTAGGGGAAGCCAGCCAGGGCGAAGAGATAGACGAATGCGCTGTCCACACCCTCGGTGTCGAAGATTTCCAGTAGTTCGTCGAGGTACGCGGCCTGGCCGGCCTCGTCGCGTTCGTACATCCCGTTCAGCCGCACCGGGGCCCCGGTGTGCGGGTCGTGTTCGACCACTTCCAGTACCCGCCCGCCCCGGTCCCCCGCGCCGCGGTAGGCCGCGGTGCCAAAGCCGGTCAGGGCCAGCGGCTTCGGGCCCCGCGCCAGGGCACGCACCCCCTCCCGGAATCGGTCGGCGACCTCCGCGGAGCGGATCAGCTCGAATGTCCTGAAGTCGAAGGGGGCCCAGTCGACCTGCTCGAACTGGATGGACGCGTAGGTCAGCTTTCCCTGGAAGCGCTCGCGGATCGCTGCCGCGGCGTCGCGCAGGAAGGCGTTGATGCGCACGCCGAGCTCGCACATCGCGTGCGCTCGCCGCTCGGGATCGCTTATGAGCTGCGTGACCCGCTCCTCCGGGCTGTCGCCCGGCAGGAAGCCGCGGTTCATCACACTCAGCTCCACACCGGCGACGAACACGACTGTGGCGCCCTGCTTCCGTAGCCGCTCGGCGCGTTCGGCGCAGTCGCGGAAGAGCGCGAGGATCTGCTGTGGGTCCAGCTCCAGGGGATAGGGCGAGAACCAGACCTCCAGGCCGAGCTCGGCGGCGCAGCCGGCGGCCAGCTCCAGGCGGCCCGGGTCGCCGCCGATGATCTGGACCGCGTTGCAGTGCAGGTCGTCGCGGATCACGGTGAGTTCGCGTCGCACGACCACGGGGTCGAGGTGCTCGCGGGAGATCCGGCCGTGTGTGACGAGTCCGGTGTCGTAGGTCATTCCTCTGGCTCGCATGGCGTCATCCCTTCCATCGGTCGCGGTGGAGCCGAGACTCGCAGAAAAAATGCGCGCACGCAAATTTGCGTACGCGCAGTCATCTGTGGAAGGCTGGCATCGTGACAACACCACCGGGACTGCGAGAGCGGAAGAAGCAGGCCACGCGCGAGGCGCTGCGCGAGGCGGCCCTGCGCCTGGCCGTGGAGCGCGGACCGGACGGAGTGCGCGTTGAGGACATCGCCGAAGCGGCCGGGGTCTCGCCCCGCACGTACAACAACTACTTCGCCAGCCGCGAGCAGGCGATCGTCGCCGCCGTCACGGCGGACCGGGAGGCACGGATCGCTGCGGCGGTGGCGGCCCGGCCCGCCGAGGTGCACCTGGCCGCCGCGGTCACCGAGGCGGTGGTCGAGCAGTACACGAACACCCGCGAGGACGAACATGCGGCACTGCTGCTGATCACCACCCGGACCGCGCTGCGTGAGGCGTTCCTCGACACCACCACCGGCATCGAGGCCCCTCTTACGACTGTGATCACTGAGCGCCTCGGCGACGCCGAGGCACGCACCGCCCGCGTTCTTGCGGCGAGCGTGGCCACGGCCGTACGCATCGCGCTCGACGAGTGGCTTCAGGGCTCAGGCACGGCAGGCGCCGGCGCCACAGGACTGCTCATACCCTCCGGCTCGCTGCCCGACCTGCTCCGCAGTGCGCTGGCCCCACTCGCGCCCGCTTTCGACGCCGCCGAGAGCGCCACCCGGTCGTCATCGC from the Parafrankia irregularis genome contains:
- a CDS encoding TetR/AcrR family transcriptional regulator; protein product: MVTTPPGLRERKKQATREALREAALRLAVERGPDGVRVEDIAEAAGVSPRTYNNYFASREQAIVAAVTADREARIAAAVAARPAEVHLAAAVTEAVVEQYTNTREDEHAALLLITTRTALREAFLDTTTGIEAPLTTVITERLGDAEARTARVLAASVATAVRIALDEWLQGSGTAGAGATGLLIPSGSLPDLLRSALAPLAPAFDAAESATRSSSP